The following are from one region of the Capsicum annuum cultivar UCD-10X-F1 chromosome 1, UCD10Xv1.1, whole genome shotgun sequence genome:
- the LOC107854666 gene encoding uncharacterized protein LOC107854666, which produces MQNIDQNIIIDKLAIMKMLMILMVATILFCNYQQAIVARELVVTVDNDVNKLEILPCWIFHWPWCPPSPPPPSPSPPPPGPATSCSASDKEKVQTCMFNTTSIDDCCPIFRSILGTSCPCYKYADDLGNLELITLKSYCDVVSPCKDVQVIKLSKEEE; this is translated from the exons ATGCAGAACATAGATCAAAATATTATCATTGATAAATTAGCAATTATgaagatgctcatgatattaatGGTGGCTACAATTTTATTTTGCAACTACCAACAAGCGATCGTAGCAAGAGAACTCGTTGTGACTGTGGACAATGATGTGAACAAGTTAGAAATACTTCCATGTTGGATTTTCCACTGGCCGTGGTGCCCACCATCGCCTCCACCACCGTCCCCATCCCCACCCCCTCCCGGCCCAGCAACAAGTTGCTCGGCTAGTGACAAAGAAAAGGTGCAGACGTGCATGTTCAACACAACTTCAATTGACGATTGCTGCCCTATATTTAGGAGCATACTTGGTACTAGTTGTCCATGCTATAAGTACGCTGACGATTTGGGTAATCTAGAATTGATTACTCTTAAATCTTATTGCGATGTCGTTAGCCCTTGTAAGGACGTTCAA GTAATTAAGCTATCCAAGGAGGAGGAGTAA